One Sporosarcina sp. FSL W8-0480 genomic window, ACGTACTATGCAGTGATTATCGCCTGGGCTTTAAAGTACACGGTTTACTCTTTCAACTTGGCGTGGGGCGATGATACAGGAGGGTTCCTATTTGGAACAGTATTGAATTTAGCCGATAATCCAGGAGATGTTGGAGGACTTGTACCGGGTGTCCTCATTCCACTTATTTTAGTATGGGCGATTGCGTTCATTATCTTATTGGCAGGAGTCAAACGTGGTATCGAATTGGCAAACAGGATTTTCATCCCGACGCTTGTCGTGGTGTTCTTATTAATTGTAATCAGGGCGATTACGCTTGACGGTGCGATGCTTGGACTGGATGCCTTCTTTAAGCCAGATTTGAGTAAATTGGCGGATTCAACCGTTTGGGTAGCGGCTTACGGACATATTTTCTTCAGTCTCTCGATAGCATTCGCCATAATGATCACATATTCAAGTTATTTACCGAAAAAATCGGATCTGACGAACAATGCCTTCATCACTGGATTTGCGAATTCAGGCTTTGAATTATTAGCTGGTATCGGAGTATTCGCAGCGCTTGGATTTATGGCGACACAAGCGGGCGAGTCTGTTGCGGATGTTGCTTCCGCTGGGGTCGGTCTGGCATTCGTCGTATTCCCGCAGATCATAAATGAAATGCCGGGGATGAACGGATTCTTCGGGGTACTATTCTTCCTATCCCTTGTTCTTGCGGGGCTTACATCGCTCATTTCGATTTGCGAGACGTATATTGCAGGTTTGTCTGAAAAATTCAATATTTCCCGGTCGAAATCGGTCTTTATCGGTGTCGGGCTTGCAGCTATCATTTCTTTGCTTTTTGCAACTCGCGGAGGCTTATACTTCTTGGATGCTGCGGACTACTTCATCAATCAGTTCGGTGTTGCAGCAATTGGTCTGGTTGAAGTGTTCCTCATTGTATGGGTATTCAAGAAGCTGGACGTATTTGGAGCACATGCGAATGAAATCTCAGATATTAAAGTAGGTTTATGGTGGAAAATCTGCTTACGATTCATCACTCCACTTGTGCTTGGTTATATGATGTTCGACCTATTACGTATTAATCTATTTAAGTTGCATAAGGATGGCGAAGGAAACGTGATCGGGAATTATGAAGGGTACCCCGATGCCTTCATCATGTCGAGTGGGTGGATGGTTGCCCTATTCGCCATTGTAATGGCCATCATCTTTACTCTTTTGAATTGGAATAAGAAAGCTTTGGATTCGAACGACTACGACAATCGATAAGGGGGATTCAATATGAGCGGTGGAGCTATATTCATGATGATAGTAGGAATCCTTGTCATTTGGGGAGGATTAGCGGGCAGCATATTTTGGGCAGTATCCAAATCAAGAAGCAGAGCGTAATATAAGTGAAGTGAAAGTCTTTGAAAAGCGACCATAACTGGTTGCTTTTCTTTTGGTGTTTTTCAGTAGGAGCTGACTGATATAGGCGAGTCAATAGTTGTTGGAAGTCAGAATATATGATACATTGGCAGAAGCGATTGCTTTAATGTTAACAATGAATGATTTTACTTTCCTACATATAGATTAGTTATTTGTAAAAGTTGAAATGGCGGTGATATTAATGATAACAATCAATGAATATGAATATGAATATGAAATTGTGAGGGAATACCGTGAAGGTTTCAATGAAGAAGCCTTAATCGCAAGGTATAGTGACGTATTGTCGAAATACGATTATATTTTGGGCGACTGGGGATATGGACAACTTCGTTTAAAAGGCTTTTTTGAGGATCGTAATTCAAAAGCGACCTATGAAACAAAAATAAGCACTTTGCAGGATTATATTTATGAATACTGTAATTTTGGTTGCGCCTATTTTGTCTTAAAGAAAGTCGGAAAGGTAAAAACTCAAACTACTGAACAGGAATAGTTATCGAACCGCCAAGTAGACACAATGATGTTTACTTGGCGGTTTATTTGTGTGCGCATTATGATATGATGGTATGGTAGTTTAGAATCGGGAGGGAACGAATTTGTACTTTATCGATCGCAATAAAATCAACGAAACACTATCATACATGGAAAGCCTTTTGGAGTTGTTCGAGGGGCATCAAAAATGGAATTCAGACAAAGTCCATGCATTGGCCCTTCAACGAATTGCCCATACAGTCGTTGAGTCAATCATCGATGTTGGTAACTCAATGATTGACGGATTTATCATGAGGGATCCTGGCAGCTACGATGACATCATCGATATTATGGAAGACGAGAAAGTCATTACAACCGAAATGTCCGTCCCGCTTAAAAAGGTCCTTGGACTTAGAACAATGATTGTCCGTGAATTTGTTGAAGTTGACAATGAAGAAGTTGAGTCAGTACTTAATGAAACAAAAGAAGTTATTAAGACTTTTCCAGAAAAAGTTCGTTATTATTTGGAGAATGAACTCGGTCCAGTTTCTGCGTTCAGCCCAACGGAGTAATGACAATGGATCGCTATAAAGCAATTTGCCTTGACCTTGATGGAACGGTATATAGAGGGGGCAAAGTGATTCCCGAGGCTTTGAACTTTATTCATGAACTTCAAAACAGAGGCATCGAACCTTTCTATATTACGAATAATTCATCCGCAACAACAGAACAGTTTCAAATTAAACTTCTTCAACTTGGCATTGAGGCGCGAACCGATTCCATAATAACTTCTGCGGTTGCTGCGGCAAAATATTGCAAGGAACATTTTAATGGGGCATCCGTAATGATGATCGGTGAAGAGGGACTTCAGGCTGCATTGATGGCTGAAGGGTTTAAACTGACCACGGAAAGTCCAGACGTTGTAATTGTCGGTATCGACCGCGGTATTACATATGAAAAATTGGCGAATGCAAGTTTAGCACTACGTGCCAGTGCAGAATTTATTGCAACGAATGGTGACAAAGCTTTCCCAACTGAAAAGGGCCTTATCCCGGGGAATGGTTCTTTTGTAAAGCTTCTTGAAACGACGACAGATAAAACAGCAACATATGTGGGAAAACCAGAACCTCATATGCTTCATTTCATCCAACAAAAGGGTTTTCGAAAAGAAGAAATGATCATGATCGGCGATAATTATGATACCGATATCCAAGCGGGTATACGTTTCGGTATCGACACAGCCTATGTTGAGGGTGGAGTGACAAGCGCTGATGTGGTAAAGGAAAAAGCCTATCAACCGACTTACCTATTGAGGAATTTAAGTGAATGGAATAGAAGTGAGCCGCAATAAATTGCAAACGGGTTCGGTTAATGGGGAAAGCGTCCGGCTGGAACACAATCAACGGTTTTAAGCAGTTCAATATCTAATATAAAAAGGCTGTCACAGACGGTCAGTTTTTACTGACTTTCTGTACAGCCCTTTTTGTGATTAGAACAACGGATTCTCCTCAATAAATTGATATATTTTTTCCGTCAATTCCTCAGGTGTGTCCGCCTCGACAACTTCCCCGTTGACTAAGGCGTATAAACCTTGAGCGCATAATGTACAATAACTTAGACAACCATATTCAAGAACATCTATATTTGGATCCTTTTCTAACACTTCCAATGTTTTCTGTGAACCGTTTGCAAGATTACTCATGCAGAATTCTACGATCGGATTCACTGCGATCACCTCACCCTACTTGGCATGCTACTCTCTTTTTCATTCGCCGTCAAATGGGATGTCTTATTGTGAAAAATCTCACAAACTGTTATAATCTATCTGAGAACATATCGGAAAACTGTTTATTAAAAGGAGAAAATAATGAGAAAACTTGTCTTATTAGGTGCAGGGTACGGTAATATGCGAATTTTGCTCCGTCTACTCAACAAAGAACTGCCAAGTGACCTGGAAATTACATTAGTGGACAGGACTCCATTTCATAGCTTGAAGACAGAATTCTATGCATTGGCTGCAGGAACGGTTCCCGATTCGGAAATCCGTGTTGCACTACCATCCCATGAACAACTAAATATCGTGGAAGGTGAAATTGCCGCCATTAAATTGGATGAAAAAGTAGTCAGTCTTAGTAATGGTGAAGACGTTCCATATGATGAACTTGTAATTGGTCTTGGTTGTGAAGATAATTATCATGACGTTCCGGGAGCTGCTGAATACACACACAGTATCCAGACAATCGGACAATCAAGAAATACGTATCAGTTACTGCAAGGTCTTGGTGGAGGGGCGACAGTAGGGATCGTAGGTGCGGGTCTAAGCGGTATTGAACTCGCAAGTGAATTGCGCGAAAGCCGTCCAGACTTGAAGATTAAATTATTTGACCGAGGGCCACGGATCCTAAAGG contains:
- a CDS encoding sodium-dependent transporter — translated: MEQRSQWGTRAGFILAAVGSAVGLGNIWRFPYVAYENGGGAFFIPYLFALLTAGIPILIMEFTIGHKYRGSAPLSFFRMKGKGAEWLGWWGIFVSFVISTYYAVIIAWALKYTVYSFNLAWGDDTGGFLFGTVLNLADNPGDVGGLVPGVLIPLILVWAIAFIILLAGVKRGIELANRIFIPTLVVVFLLIVIRAITLDGAMLGLDAFFKPDLSKLADSTVWVAAYGHIFFSLSIAFAIMITYSSYLPKKSDLTNNAFITGFANSGFELLAGIGVFAALGFMATQAGESVADVASAGVGLAFVVFPQIINEMPGMNGFFGVLFFLSLVLAGLTSLISICETYIAGLSEKFNISRSKSVFIGVGLAAIISLLFATRGGLYFLDAADYFINQFGVAAIGLVEVFLIVWVFKKLDVFGAHANEISDIKVGLWWKICLRFITPLVLGYMMFDLLRINLFKLHKDGEGNVIGNYEGYPDAFIMSSGWMVALFAIVMAIIFTLLNWNKKALDSNDYDNR
- a CDS encoding MetS family NSS transporter small subunit produces the protein MSGGAIFMMIVGILVIWGGLAGSIFWAVSKSRSRA
- a CDS encoding YutD family protein; the protein is MITINEYEYEYEIVREYREGFNEEALIARYSDVLSKYDYILGDWGYGQLRLKGFFEDRNSKATYETKISTLQDYIYEYCNFGCAYFVLKKVGKVKTQTTEQE
- a CDS encoding DUF86 domain-containing protein produces the protein MYFIDRNKINETLSYMESLLELFEGHQKWNSDKVHALALQRIAHTVVESIIDVGNSMIDGFIMRDPGSYDDIIDIMEDEKVITTEMSVPLKKVLGLRTMIVREFVEVDNEEVESVLNETKEVIKTFPEKVRYYLENELGPVSAFSPTE
- a CDS encoding TIGR01457 family HAD-type hydrolase — protein: MDRYKAICLDLDGTVYRGGKVIPEALNFIHELQNRGIEPFYITNNSSATTEQFQIKLLQLGIEARTDSIITSAVAAAKYCKEHFNGASVMMIGEEGLQAALMAEGFKLTTESPDVVIVGIDRGITYEKLANASLALRASAEFIATNGDKAFPTEKGLIPGNGSFVKLLETTTDKTATYVGKPEPHMLHFIQQKGFRKEEMIMIGDNYDTDIQAGIRFGIDTAYVEGGVTSADVVKEKAYQPTYLLRNLSEWNRSEPQ
- a CDS encoding YuzB family protein, producing MNPIVEFCMSNLANGSQKTLEVLEKDPNIDVLEYGCLSYCTLCAQGLYALVNGEVVEADTPEELTEKIYQFIEENPLF
- a CDS encoding NAD(P)/FAD-dependent oxidoreductase produces the protein MRKLVLLGAGYGNMRILLRLLNKELPSDLEITLVDRTPFHSLKTEFYALAAGTVPDSEIRVALPSHEQLNIVEGEIAAIKLDEKVVSLSNGEDVPYDELVIGLGCEDNYHDVPGAAEYTHSIQTIGQSRNTYQLLQGLGGGATVGIVGAGLSGIELASELRESRPDLKIKLFDRGPRILKDFPERLSNYVKDWFDKHEVHVISNSNITKVEENVLYNHEESIQVDAVVWTAGIQAVSIVRELDVEKNRGRVVLNQYHQIPDYEDVYVVGDIAALPHAPSAQLAEEQAEQIVRVLRLVWSKEPLPKEMPEIKLKGFMGSLGKKQGFAYLADRTVTGRIARLLKSGVLWMYKWHNG